The segment GCGCTTGCCAAGCGTGTTACGGCATTTCTTGACCTTTGCCTGGCAAGAGGTATCGAGATCCTGATCGGAGACCCTTGGCGTGCCCACCTTCCGCAATCGCGGCTGCGGCTGCTGGCGGAATATGTTGTGCCGGATTTTGGCGCCGCCACCAGCTCGAGGCCGAGTGCGGTCTTTGCGTTTGAACGCAAAACGCCCCGGCAAAGCCGAGGCGATGAAGATCAATCCTGACGACGAAGTCCTGGGTTTGAACCAGGGCCGATAGTGAACCTAAGCTTTCATCTTTGCACGCCGCCGGTTCTCTCGCTCCAGCCGTTTTGCCAACGCCGCCAGCTCGGGGCTCGCCGCATCGAACACCGGCTTTGAATCTTCCGGCAGCCAATGCGTCTCGTGCTTTACGGGCGGAGTTTTCACTCGCTCAAAACCCCCTGCCGAATTCGGCATCATCGGCGATATGCGCGACCAATCGGGCTCCTGCAACGAGGGCGAAATCGTGAGCAGTGCATTGGCAACGTTTTGAAATTCGCTCTGAATGCGCCGTTCCGCCGTTCGTCTCACCCGGCCGGTCCTCCCGCAGAAATCACGGAAAGAACCGACAATGTGAGGCGCGGCAAGACAGACTGACCACCGGGAAAGCAGGATGCGGCGCTCCTGGTCTCTGACATGGATCAGCAACCAATCCTGCAGCACTTCTTCCGCGCGGCTGATAGCCGCTGCATTCGGACGATAACGGATGCGGGTATCTGCATGATCGGTCGGTCCGGGGAGAACATCCGGCCAAAGCGTGCGCACCCGATCCGGGCGCACGCCGCGCACATCGAGATGAATCATCGTGTCGGCAGCTTCGACGAAGCGGGCACGAACGATGACGCTTAGATCGGCGATCTCGGCCGCGCGTTCGGAAAGATCGTCAAACTGCAAGGCGCTGTGGTGCATCAAGTCGCTTCTCCAATTCCCGATAGATCAAAATCCGAAGCGTGGCACGCACCGGCCATGGGCGCCGTGCCACTGCGTCGGCGCGCAAAGCGCCAAGCGCGATATCGTCGAAGGCGGCCAGCAGATCACCGGGCCGATGCAGCGCCCAATCCTGGCGCTGGACC is part of the Rhizobium sp. CB3090 genome and harbors:
- a CDS encoding DUF6362 family protein, which translates into the protein MHHSALQFDDLSERAAEIADLSVIVRARFVEAADTMIHLDVRGVRPDRVRTLWPDVLPGPTDHADTRIRYRPNAAAISRAEEVLQDWLLIHVRDQERRILLSRWSVCLAAPHIVGSFRDFCGRTGRVRRTAERRIQSEFQNVANALLTISPSLQEPDWSRISPMMPNSAGGFERVKTPPVKHETHWLPEDSKPVFDAASPELAALAKRLERENRRRAKMKA